A single window of Castor canadensis chromosome 3, mCasCan1.hap1v2, whole genome shotgun sequence DNA harbors:
- the Klc1 gene encoding kinesin light chain 1 isoform X5: MYDSMSTMVYIKEDKLEKLTQDEIISKTKQVIQGLEALKNEHNSILQSLLETLKCLKKDDESNLVEEKSNMIRKSLEMLELGLSEAQVMMALSNHLNAVESEKQKLRAQVRRLCQENQWLRDELANTQQKLQKSEQSVAQLEEEKKHLEFMNQLKKYDDDISPSEDKDTDSTKEPLDDLFPNDEDDPGQGIQQQHSSAAAAAQQGGYEIPARLRTLHNLVIQYASQGRYEVAVPLCKQALEDLEKTSGHDHPDVATMLNILALVYRDQNKYKDAANLLNDALAIREKTLGKDHPAVAATLNNLAVLYGKRGKYKEAEPLCKRALEIREKVLGKDHPDVAKQLNNLALLCQNQGKYEEVEYYYQRALEIYQTKLGPDDPNVAKTKNNLASCYLKQGKFKQAETLYKEILTRAHEREFGSVDDENKPIWMHAEEREECKGKQKDGTSFGEYGGWYKACKVDSPTVTTTLKNLGALYRRQGKFEAAETLEEAAMRSRKQGLDTVHKQRVAEVLNDPENMEKRRSRESLNTDVVKYESGPDGGEEVSMSVEWNGDGTGSLKRSGSFSKLRASIRRSSEKLVRKLKGGSSRDSEPRNPGMKRASSLNVLNAGGKATEDHFQERNNCLADSRTLSASHTDLAH, translated from the exons ATGTATGACAGCATGTCCACAATGGTGTACATAAAGGAAGACAAATTGGAGAAGCTTACTCAAGATGAAATCATTTCTAAGACAAAACAAGTAATTCAGGGGCTGGAAGCGCTGAAGAATGAGCACAACTCCATTTTACAGAGTTTGCTGGAGACGCTAAAGTGCTTGAAGAAGGATGACGAGAGCAACCTGGTGGAGGAGAAATCCAACATGATCCGCAAGTCCTTGGAAATGCTGGAGCTTGGCCTGAGCGAGGCGCAG GTGATGATGGCTTTGTCAAATCACCTGAATGCTGTTGAGTCGGAGAAACAGAAACTGCGTGCACAGGTTCGTCGTCTGTGCCAGGAGAATCAGTGGCTGCGGGATGAACTGGCCAACACACAGCAGAAGTTACAGAAGAGTGAACAGTCTGTGGCTCagctggaggaagaaaagaagcacCTGGAATTCATGAACCAGCTAAAGAAATACGATGATGACATCTCCCCCTCG GAGGACAAAGACACTGATTCTACCAAAGAGCCTCTGGATGATCTCTTCCCAAACGATGAGGACGACCCAGGTCAAGGAA TCCAGCAGCAACACAGCAGCGCTGCCGCTGCTGCCCAGCAGGGTGGCTACGAGATCCCTGCCCGGCTGCGCACGCTCCACAACCTGGTGATCCAGTATGCTTCGCAGGGGCGCTACGAGGTGGCTGTTCCACTTTGCAAGCAGGCCCTTGAAGACCTGGAGAAGACCTCAGGCCATGACCACCCTGACGTAGCCACCATGCTCAACATCCTGGCCCTGGTGTACAG GGACCAGAACAAATACAAAGATGCAGCTAATCTACTGAATGATGCTTTGGCTATCCGTGAGAAAACTCTGGGCAAAGATCATCCCGCG GTGGCAGCAACTCTGAACAACCTTGCTGTGCTGTACGGTAAACGAGGGAAGTATAAAGAAGCTGAGCCTTTGTGTAAAAGAGCCCTGGAAATCAGAGAAAAG GTTCTGGGAAAGGATCACCCTGATGTTGCCAAGCAGTTAAATAACTTGGCCTTACTGTGCCAGAACCAGGGCAAGTATGAAGAAGTAGAATATTACTATCAAAGAGCCCTTGAGATCTACCAGACAAAACTGGGACCTGATGACCCCAATGTAGCCAAGACAAAAAATAACCTG gcATCCTGCTATCTGAAACAAGGAAAGTTCAAGCAAGCAGAAACACTGTACAAAGAGATTCTCACTCGTGCACATGAACGGGAGTTTGGTTCTGTGGATG atgaaaataagcctatttggatgcacgctgaagaaagagaagagtgcAAA GGAAAGCAGAAGGATGGGACATCGTTCGGAGAGTATGGTGGCTGGTACAAAGCCTGCAAAGTTGATAG TCCGACTGTTACAACTACTTTGAAAAACCTTGGAGCACTTTACAGACGTCAAGGGAAATTTGAAGCTGCAGAAACATTAGAAGAAGCTGCCATGAGATCACGTAAACAG GGTCTTGACACTGTTCACAAACAGAGAGTGGCTGAAGTACTAAATGATCCTGAGAACATGGAGAAGCGGAGGAGCCGGGAGAGCCTCAACACGGACGTGGTCAAGTACGAGAGTGGTCCTGACGGAGGGGAGGAAGTGAGTATGAGCGTAGAGTGGAATGGG GATGGCACTGGATCTTTAAAACGCAGTGGTTCCTTTAGCAAACTCCGGGCTTCCATTAGACGCAGCAGTGAGAAGCTGGTTAGGAAGCTGAAGGGAGGAAGTTCACGGGACAGTGAGCCAAGGAACCCTGG CATGAAGCGTGCCAGTTCTCTGAATGTTCTTAACGCGGGTGGCAAGGCTACAGAAGATCATTTCCAA GAACGAAATAATTGTCTAGCAGACTCGAGAACTCTGAGTGCCAGCCACACTGACCTGGCCCACTGA
- the Klc1 gene encoding kinesin light chain 1 isoform X6 gives MYDSMSTMVYIKEDKLEKLTQDEIISKTKQVIQGLEALKNEHNSILQSLLETLKCLKKDDESNLVEEKSNMIRKSLEMLELGLSEAQVMMALSNHLNAVESEKQKLRAQVRRLCQENQWLRDELANTQQKLQKSEQSVAQLEEEKKHLEFMNQLKKYDDDISPSEDKDTDSTKEPLDDLFPNDEDDPGQGIQQQHSSAAAAAQQGGYEIPARLRTLHNLVIQYASQGRYEVAVPLCKQALEDLEKTSGHDHPDVATMLNILALVYRDQNKYKDAANLLNDALAIREKTLGKDHPAVAATLNNLAVLYGKRGKYKEAEPLCKRALEIREKVLGKDHPDVAKQLNNLALLCQNQGKYEEVEYYYQRALEIYQTKLGPDDPNVAKTKNNLASCYLKQGKFKQAETLYKEILTRAHEREFGSVDDENKPIWMHAEEREECKGKQKDGTSFGEYGGWYKACKVDSPTVTTTLKNLGALYRRQGKFEAAETLEEAAMRSRKQGLDTVHKQRVAEVLNDPENMEKRRSRESLNTDVVKYESGPDGGEEVSMSVEWNGDGTGSLKRSGSFSKLRASIRRSSEKLVRKLKGGSSRDSEPRNPGMKRASSLNVLNAGGKATEDHFQGIPSRACVCGKRQQQPRRR, from the exons ATGTATGACAGCATGTCCACAATGGTGTACATAAAGGAAGACAAATTGGAGAAGCTTACTCAAGATGAAATCATTTCTAAGACAAAACAAGTAATTCAGGGGCTGGAAGCGCTGAAGAATGAGCACAACTCCATTTTACAGAGTTTGCTGGAGACGCTAAAGTGCTTGAAGAAGGATGACGAGAGCAACCTGGTGGAGGAGAAATCCAACATGATCCGCAAGTCCTTGGAAATGCTGGAGCTTGGCCTGAGCGAGGCGCAG GTGATGATGGCTTTGTCAAATCACCTGAATGCTGTTGAGTCGGAGAAACAGAAACTGCGTGCACAGGTTCGTCGTCTGTGCCAGGAGAATCAGTGGCTGCGGGATGAACTGGCCAACACACAGCAGAAGTTACAGAAGAGTGAACAGTCTGTGGCTCagctggaggaagaaaagaagcacCTGGAATTCATGAACCAGCTAAAGAAATACGATGATGACATCTCCCCCTCG GAGGACAAAGACACTGATTCTACCAAAGAGCCTCTGGATGATCTCTTCCCAAACGATGAGGACGACCCAGGTCAAGGAA TCCAGCAGCAACACAGCAGCGCTGCCGCTGCTGCCCAGCAGGGTGGCTACGAGATCCCTGCCCGGCTGCGCACGCTCCACAACCTGGTGATCCAGTATGCTTCGCAGGGGCGCTACGAGGTGGCTGTTCCACTTTGCAAGCAGGCCCTTGAAGACCTGGAGAAGACCTCAGGCCATGACCACCCTGACGTAGCCACCATGCTCAACATCCTGGCCCTGGTGTACAG GGACCAGAACAAATACAAAGATGCAGCTAATCTACTGAATGATGCTTTGGCTATCCGTGAGAAAACTCTGGGCAAAGATCATCCCGCG GTGGCAGCAACTCTGAACAACCTTGCTGTGCTGTACGGTAAACGAGGGAAGTATAAAGAAGCTGAGCCTTTGTGTAAAAGAGCCCTGGAAATCAGAGAAAAG GTTCTGGGAAAGGATCACCCTGATGTTGCCAAGCAGTTAAATAACTTGGCCTTACTGTGCCAGAACCAGGGCAAGTATGAAGAAGTAGAATATTACTATCAAAGAGCCCTTGAGATCTACCAGACAAAACTGGGACCTGATGACCCCAATGTAGCCAAGACAAAAAATAACCTG gcATCCTGCTATCTGAAACAAGGAAAGTTCAAGCAAGCAGAAACACTGTACAAAGAGATTCTCACTCGTGCACATGAACGGGAGTTTGGTTCTGTGGATG atgaaaataagcctatttggatgcacgctgaagaaagagaagagtgcAAA GGAAAGCAGAAGGATGGGACATCGTTCGGAGAGTATGGTGGCTGGTACAAAGCCTGCAAAGTTGATAG TCCGACTGTTACAACTACTTTGAAAAACCTTGGAGCACTTTACAGACGTCAAGGGAAATTTGAAGCTGCAGAAACATTAGAAGAAGCTGCCATGAGATCACGTAAACAG GGTCTTGACACTGTTCACAAACAGAGAGTGGCTGAAGTACTAAATGATCCTGAGAACATGGAGAAGCGGAGGAGCCGGGAGAGCCTCAACACGGACGTGGTCAAGTACGAGAGTGGTCCTGACGGAGGGGAGGAAGTGAGTATGAGCGTAGAGTGGAATGGG GATGGCACTGGATCTTTAAAACGCAGTGGTTCCTTTAGCAAACTCCGGGCTTCCATTAGACGCAGCAGTGAGAAGCTGGTTAGGAAGCTGAAGGGAGGAAGTTCACGGGACAGTGAGCCAAGGAACCCTGG CATGAAGCGTGCCAGTTCTCTGAATGTTCTTAACGCGGGTGGCAAGGCTACAGAAGATCATTTCCAA
- the Klc1 gene encoding kinesin light chain 1 isoform X11, with protein sequence MYDSMSTMVYIKEDKLEKLTQDEIISKTKQVIQGLEALKNEHNSILQSLLETLKCLKKDDESNLVEEKSNMIRKSLEMLELGLSEAQVMMALSNHLNAVESEKQKLRAQVRRLCQENQWLRDELANTQQKLQKSEQSVAQLEEEKKHLEFMNQLKKYDDDISPSEDKDTDSTKEPLDDLFPNDEDDPGQGIQQQHSSAAAAAQQGGYEIPARLRTLHNLVIQYASQGRYEVAVPLCKQALEDLEKTSGHDHPDVATMLNILALVYRDQNKYKDAANLLNDALAIREKTLGKDHPAVAATLNNLAVLYGKRGKYKEAEPLCKRALEIREKVLGKDHPDVAKQLNNLALLCQNQGKYEEVEYYYQRALEIYQTKLGPDDPNVAKTKNNLASCYLKQGKFKQAETLYKEILTRAHEREFGSVDDENKPIWMHAEEREECKGKQKDGTSFGEYGGWYKACKVDSPTVTTTLKNLGALYRRQGKFEAAETLEEAAMRSRKQRVAEVLNDPENMEKRRSRESLNTDVVKYESGPDGGEEDGTGSLKRSGSFSKLRASIRRSSEKLVRKLKGGSSRDSEPRNPGASPAELVCVENDSSSLEDASTN encoded by the exons ATGTATGACAGCATGTCCACAATGGTGTACATAAAGGAAGACAAATTGGAGAAGCTTACTCAAGATGAAATCATTTCTAAGACAAAACAAGTAATTCAGGGGCTGGAAGCGCTGAAGAATGAGCACAACTCCATTTTACAGAGTTTGCTGGAGACGCTAAAGTGCTTGAAGAAGGATGACGAGAGCAACCTGGTGGAGGAGAAATCCAACATGATCCGCAAGTCCTTGGAAATGCTGGAGCTTGGCCTGAGCGAGGCGCAG GTGATGATGGCTTTGTCAAATCACCTGAATGCTGTTGAGTCGGAGAAACAGAAACTGCGTGCACAGGTTCGTCGTCTGTGCCAGGAGAATCAGTGGCTGCGGGATGAACTGGCCAACACACAGCAGAAGTTACAGAAGAGTGAACAGTCTGTGGCTCagctggaggaagaaaagaagcacCTGGAATTCATGAACCAGCTAAAGAAATACGATGATGACATCTCCCCCTCG GAGGACAAAGACACTGATTCTACCAAAGAGCCTCTGGATGATCTCTTCCCAAACGATGAGGACGACCCAGGTCAAGGAA TCCAGCAGCAACACAGCAGCGCTGCCGCTGCTGCCCAGCAGGGTGGCTACGAGATCCCTGCCCGGCTGCGCACGCTCCACAACCTGGTGATCCAGTATGCTTCGCAGGGGCGCTACGAGGTGGCTGTTCCACTTTGCAAGCAGGCCCTTGAAGACCTGGAGAAGACCTCAGGCCATGACCACCCTGACGTAGCCACCATGCTCAACATCCTGGCCCTGGTGTACAG GGACCAGAACAAATACAAAGATGCAGCTAATCTACTGAATGATGCTTTGGCTATCCGTGAGAAAACTCTGGGCAAAGATCATCCCGCG GTGGCAGCAACTCTGAACAACCTTGCTGTGCTGTACGGTAAACGAGGGAAGTATAAAGAAGCTGAGCCTTTGTGTAAAAGAGCCCTGGAAATCAGAGAAAAG GTTCTGGGAAAGGATCACCCTGATGTTGCCAAGCAGTTAAATAACTTGGCCTTACTGTGCCAGAACCAGGGCAAGTATGAAGAAGTAGAATATTACTATCAAAGAGCCCTTGAGATCTACCAGACAAAACTGGGACCTGATGACCCCAATGTAGCCAAGACAAAAAATAACCTG gcATCCTGCTATCTGAAACAAGGAAAGTTCAAGCAAGCAGAAACACTGTACAAAGAGATTCTCACTCGTGCACATGAACGGGAGTTTGGTTCTGTGGATG atgaaaataagcctatttggatgcacgctgaagaaagagaagagtgcAAA GGAAAGCAGAAGGATGGGACATCGTTCGGAGAGTATGGTGGCTGGTACAAAGCCTGCAAAGTTGATAG TCCGACTGTTACAACTACTTTGAAAAACCTTGGAGCACTTTACAGACGTCAAGGGAAATTTGAAGCTGCAGAAACATTAGAAGAAGCTGCCATGAGATCACGTAAACAG AGAGTGGCTGAAGTACTAAATGATCCTGAGAACATGGAGAAGCGGAGGAGCCGGGAGAGCCTCAACACGGACGTGGTCAAGTACGAGAGTGGTCCTGACGGAGGGGAGGAA GATGGCACTGGATCTTTAAAACGCAGTGGTTCCTTTAGCAAACTCCGGGCTTCCATTAGACGCAGCAGTGAGAAGCTGGTTAGGAAGCTGAAGGGAGGAAGTTCACGGGACAGTGAGCCAAGGAACCCTGG
- the Klc1 gene encoding kinesin light chain 1 isoform X9 produces the protein MYDSMSTMVYIKEDKLEKLTQDEIISKTKQVIQGLEALKNEHNSILQSLLETLKCLKKDDESNLVEEKSNMIRKSLEMLELGLSEAQVMMALSNHLNAVESEKQKLRAQVRRLCQENQWLRDELANTQQKLQKSEQSVAQLEEEKKHLEFMNQLKKYDDDISPSEDKDTDSTKEPLDDLFPNDEDDPGQGIQQQHSSAAAAAQQGGYEIPARLRTLHNLVIQYASQGRYEVAVPLCKQALEDLEKTSGHDHPDVATMLNILALVYRDQNKYKDAANLLNDALAIREKTLGKDHPAVAATLNNLAVLYGKRGKYKEAEPLCKRALEIREKVLGKDHPDVAKQLNNLALLCQNQGKYEEVEYYYQRALEIYQTKLGPDDPNVAKTKNNLASCYLKQGKFKQAETLYKEILTRAHEREFGSVDDENKPIWMHAEEREECKGKQKDGTSFGEYGGWYKACKVDSPTVTTTLKNLGALYRRQGKFEAAETLEEAAMRSRKQGLDTVHKQRVAEVLNDPENMEKRRSRESLNTDVVKYESGPDGGEEVSMSVEWNGDGTGSLKRSGSFSKLRASIRRSSEKLVRKLKGGSSRDSEPRNPGASPAELVCVENDSSSLEDASTN, from the exons ATGTATGACAGCATGTCCACAATGGTGTACATAAAGGAAGACAAATTGGAGAAGCTTACTCAAGATGAAATCATTTCTAAGACAAAACAAGTAATTCAGGGGCTGGAAGCGCTGAAGAATGAGCACAACTCCATTTTACAGAGTTTGCTGGAGACGCTAAAGTGCTTGAAGAAGGATGACGAGAGCAACCTGGTGGAGGAGAAATCCAACATGATCCGCAAGTCCTTGGAAATGCTGGAGCTTGGCCTGAGCGAGGCGCAG GTGATGATGGCTTTGTCAAATCACCTGAATGCTGTTGAGTCGGAGAAACAGAAACTGCGTGCACAGGTTCGTCGTCTGTGCCAGGAGAATCAGTGGCTGCGGGATGAACTGGCCAACACACAGCAGAAGTTACAGAAGAGTGAACAGTCTGTGGCTCagctggaggaagaaaagaagcacCTGGAATTCATGAACCAGCTAAAGAAATACGATGATGACATCTCCCCCTCG GAGGACAAAGACACTGATTCTACCAAAGAGCCTCTGGATGATCTCTTCCCAAACGATGAGGACGACCCAGGTCAAGGAA TCCAGCAGCAACACAGCAGCGCTGCCGCTGCTGCCCAGCAGGGTGGCTACGAGATCCCTGCCCGGCTGCGCACGCTCCACAACCTGGTGATCCAGTATGCTTCGCAGGGGCGCTACGAGGTGGCTGTTCCACTTTGCAAGCAGGCCCTTGAAGACCTGGAGAAGACCTCAGGCCATGACCACCCTGACGTAGCCACCATGCTCAACATCCTGGCCCTGGTGTACAG GGACCAGAACAAATACAAAGATGCAGCTAATCTACTGAATGATGCTTTGGCTATCCGTGAGAAAACTCTGGGCAAAGATCATCCCGCG GTGGCAGCAACTCTGAACAACCTTGCTGTGCTGTACGGTAAACGAGGGAAGTATAAAGAAGCTGAGCCTTTGTGTAAAAGAGCCCTGGAAATCAGAGAAAAG GTTCTGGGAAAGGATCACCCTGATGTTGCCAAGCAGTTAAATAACTTGGCCTTACTGTGCCAGAACCAGGGCAAGTATGAAGAAGTAGAATATTACTATCAAAGAGCCCTTGAGATCTACCAGACAAAACTGGGACCTGATGACCCCAATGTAGCCAAGACAAAAAATAACCTG gcATCCTGCTATCTGAAACAAGGAAAGTTCAAGCAAGCAGAAACACTGTACAAAGAGATTCTCACTCGTGCACATGAACGGGAGTTTGGTTCTGTGGATG atgaaaataagcctatttggatgcacgctgaagaaagagaagagtgcAAA GGAAAGCAGAAGGATGGGACATCGTTCGGAGAGTATGGTGGCTGGTACAAAGCCTGCAAAGTTGATAG TCCGACTGTTACAACTACTTTGAAAAACCTTGGAGCACTTTACAGACGTCAAGGGAAATTTGAAGCTGCAGAAACATTAGAAGAAGCTGCCATGAGATCACGTAAACAG GGTCTTGACACTGTTCACAAACAGAGAGTGGCTGAAGTACTAAATGATCCTGAGAACATGGAGAAGCGGAGGAGCCGGGAGAGCCTCAACACGGACGTGGTCAAGTACGAGAGTGGTCCTGACGGAGGGGAGGAAGTGAGTATGAGCGTAGAGTGGAATGGG GATGGCACTGGATCTTTAAAACGCAGTGGTTCCTTTAGCAAACTCCGGGCTTCCATTAGACGCAGCAGTGAGAAGCTGGTTAGGAAGCTGAAGGGAGGAAGTTCACGGGACAGTGAGCCAAGGAACCCTGG
- the Klc1 gene encoding kinesin light chain 1 isoform X10, producing MYDSMSTMVYIKEDKLEKLTQDEIISKTKQVIQGLEALKNEHNSILQSLLETLKCLKKDDESNLVEEKSNMIRKSLEMLELGLSEAQVMMALSNHLNAVESEKQKLRAQVRRLCQENQWLRDELANTQQKLQKSEQSVAQLEEEKKHLEFMNQLKKYDDDISPSEDKDTDSTKEPLDDLFPNDEDDPGQGIQQQHSSAAAAAQQGGYEIPARLRTLHNLVIQYASQGRYEVAVPLCKQALEDLEKTSGHDHPDVATMLNILALVYRDQNKYKDAANLLNDALAIREKTLGKDHPAVAATLNNLAVLYGKRGKYKEAEPLCKRALEIREKVLGKDHPDVAKQLNNLALLCQNQGKYEEVEYYYQRALEIYQTKLGPDDPNVAKTKNNLASCYLKQGKFKQAETLYKEILTRAHEREFGSVDDENKPIWMHAEEREECKGKQKDGTSFGEYGGWYKACKVDSPTVTTTLKNLGALYRRQGKFEAAETLEEAAMRSRKQGLDTVHKQRVAEVLNDPENMEKRRSRESLNTDVVKYESGPDGGEEDGTGSLKRSGSFSKLRASIRRSSEKLVRKLKGGSSRDSEPRNPGASPAELVCVENDSSSLEDASTN from the exons ATGTATGACAGCATGTCCACAATGGTGTACATAAAGGAAGACAAATTGGAGAAGCTTACTCAAGATGAAATCATTTCTAAGACAAAACAAGTAATTCAGGGGCTGGAAGCGCTGAAGAATGAGCACAACTCCATTTTACAGAGTTTGCTGGAGACGCTAAAGTGCTTGAAGAAGGATGACGAGAGCAACCTGGTGGAGGAGAAATCCAACATGATCCGCAAGTCCTTGGAAATGCTGGAGCTTGGCCTGAGCGAGGCGCAG GTGATGATGGCTTTGTCAAATCACCTGAATGCTGTTGAGTCGGAGAAACAGAAACTGCGTGCACAGGTTCGTCGTCTGTGCCAGGAGAATCAGTGGCTGCGGGATGAACTGGCCAACACACAGCAGAAGTTACAGAAGAGTGAACAGTCTGTGGCTCagctggaggaagaaaagaagcacCTGGAATTCATGAACCAGCTAAAGAAATACGATGATGACATCTCCCCCTCG GAGGACAAAGACACTGATTCTACCAAAGAGCCTCTGGATGATCTCTTCCCAAACGATGAGGACGACCCAGGTCAAGGAA TCCAGCAGCAACACAGCAGCGCTGCCGCTGCTGCCCAGCAGGGTGGCTACGAGATCCCTGCCCGGCTGCGCACGCTCCACAACCTGGTGATCCAGTATGCTTCGCAGGGGCGCTACGAGGTGGCTGTTCCACTTTGCAAGCAGGCCCTTGAAGACCTGGAGAAGACCTCAGGCCATGACCACCCTGACGTAGCCACCATGCTCAACATCCTGGCCCTGGTGTACAG GGACCAGAACAAATACAAAGATGCAGCTAATCTACTGAATGATGCTTTGGCTATCCGTGAGAAAACTCTGGGCAAAGATCATCCCGCG GTGGCAGCAACTCTGAACAACCTTGCTGTGCTGTACGGTAAACGAGGGAAGTATAAAGAAGCTGAGCCTTTGTGTAAAAGAGCCCTGGAAATCAGAGAAAAG GTTCTGGGAAAGGATCACCCTGATGTTGCCAAGCAGTTAAATAACTTGGCCTTACTGTGCCAGAACCAGGGCAAGTATGAAGAAGTAGAATATTACTATCAAAGAGCCCTTGAGATCTACCAGACAAAACTGGGACCTGATGACCCCAATGTAGCCAAGACAAAAAATAACCTG gcATCCTGCTATCTGAAACAAGGAAAGTTCAAGCAAGCAGAAACACTGTACAAAGAGATTCTCACTCGTGCACATGAACGGGAGTTTGGTTCTGTGGATG atgaaaataagcctatttggatgcacgctgaagaaagagaagagtgcAAA GGAAAGCAGAAGGATGGGACATCGTTCGGAGAGTATGGTGGCTGGTACAAAGCCTGCAAAGTTGATAG TCCGACTGTTACAACTACTTTGAAAAACCTTGGAGCACTTTACAGACGTCAAGGGAAATTTGAAGCTGCAGAAACATTAGAAGAAGCTGCCATGAGATCACGTAAACAG GGTCTTGACACTGTTCACAAACAGAGAGTGGCTGAAGTACTAAATGATCCTGAGAACATGGAGAAGCGGAGGAGCCGGGAGAGCCTCAACACGGACGTGGTCAAGTACGAGAGTGGTCCTGACGGAGGGGAGGAA GATGGCACTGGATCTTTAAAACGCAGTGGTTCCTTTAGCAAACTCCGGGCTTCCATTAGACGCAGCAGTGAGAAGCTGGTTAGGAAGCTGAAGGGAGGAAGTTCACGGGACAGTGAGCCAAGGAACCCTGG
- the Klc1 gene encoding kinesin light chain 1 isoform X8, translated as MYDSMSTMVYIKEDKLEKLTQDEIISKTKQVIQGLEALKNEHNSILQSLLETLKCLKKDDESNLVEEKSNMIRKSLEMLELGLSEAQVMMALSNHLNAVESEKQKLRAQVRRLCQENQWLRDELANTQQKLQKSEQSVAQLEEEKKHLEFMNQLKKYDDDISPSEDKDTDSTKEPLDDLFPNDEDDPGQGIQQQHSSAAAAAQQGGYEIPARLRTLHNLVIQYASQGRYEVAVPLCKQALEDLEKTSGHDHPDVATMLNILALVYRDQNKYKDAANLLNDALAIREKTLGKDHPAVAATLNNLAVLYGKRGKYKEAEPLCKRALEIREKVLGKDHPDVAKQLNNLALLCQNQGKYEEVEYYYQRALEIYQTKLGPDDPNVAKTKNNLASCYLKQGKFKQAETLYKEILTRAHEREFGSVDDENKPIWMHAEEREECKGKQKDGTSFGEYGGWYKACKVDSPTVTTTLKNLGALYRRQGKFEAAETLEEAAMRSRKQGLDTVHKQRVAEVLNDPENMEKRRSRESLNTDVVKYESGPDGGEEDGTGSLKRSGSFSKLRASIRRSSEKLVRKLKGGSSRDSEPRNPGMKRASSLNVLNAGGKATEDHFQGIPSRACVCGKRQQQPRRR; from the exons ATGTATGACAGCATGTCCACAATGGTGTACATAAAGGAAGACAAATTGGAGAAGCTTACTCAAGATGAAATCATTTCTAAGACAAAACAAGTAATTCAGGGGCTGGAAGCGCTGAAGAATGAGCACAACTCCATTTTACAGAGTTTGCTGGAGACGCTAAAGTGCTTGAAGAAGGATGACGAGAGCAACCTGGTGGAGGAGAAATCCAACATGATCCGCAAGTCCTTGGAAATGCTGGAGCTTGGCCTGAGCGAGGCGCAG GTGATGATGGCTTTGTCAAATCACCTGAATGCTGTTGAGTCGGAGAAACAGAAACTGCGTGCACAGGTTCGTCGTCTGTGCCAGGAGAATCAGTGGCTGCGGGATGAACTGGCCAACACACAGCAGAAGTTACAGAAGAGTGAACAGTCTGTGGCTCagctggaggaagaaaagaagcacCTGGAATTCATGAACCAGCTAAAGAAATACGATGATGACATCTCCCCCTCG GAGGACAAAGACACTGATTCTACCAAAGAGCCTCTGGATGATCTCTTCCCAAACGATGAGGACGACCCAGGTCAAGGAA TCCAGCAGCAACACAGCAGCGCTGCCGCTGCTGCCCAGCAGGGTGGCTACGAGATCCCTGCCCGGCTGCGCACGCTCCACAACCTGGTGATCCAGTATGCTTCGCAGGGGCGCTACGAGGTGGCTGTTCCACTTTGCAAGCAGGCCCTTGAAGACCTGGAGAAGACCTCAGGCCATGACCACCCTGACGTAGCCACCATGCTCAACATCCTGGCCCTGGTGTACAG GGACCAGAACAAATACAAAGATGCAGCTAATCTACTGAATGATGCTTTGGCTATCCGTGAGAAAACTCTGGGCAAAGATCATCCCGCG GTGGCAGCAACTCTGAACAACCTTGCTGTGCTGTACGGTAAACGAGGGAAGTATAAAGAAGCTGAGCCTTTGTGTAAAAGAGCCCTGGAAATCAGAGAAAAG GTTCTGGGAAAGGATCACCCTGATGTTGCCAAGCAGTTAAATAACTTGGCCTTACTGTGCCAGAACCAGGGCAAGTATGAAGAAGTAGAATATTACTATCAAAGAGCCCTTGAGATCTACCAGACAAAACTGGGACCTGATGACCCCAATGTAGCCAAGACAAAAAATAACCTG gcATCCTGCTATCTGAAACAAGGAAAGTTCAAGCAAGCAGAAACACTGTACAAAGAGATTCTCACTCGTGCACATGAACGGGAGTTTGGTTCTGTGGATG atgaaaataagcctatttggatgcacgctgaagaaagagaagagtgcAAA GGAAAGCAGAAGGATGGGACATCGTTCGGAGAGTATGGTGGCTGGTACAAAGCCTGCAAAGTTGATAG TCCGACTGTTACAACTACTTTGAAAAACCTTGGAGCACTTTACAGACGTCAAGGGAAATTTGAAGCTGCAGAAACATTAGAAGAAGCTGCCATGAGATCACGTAAACAG GGTCTTGACACTGTTCACAAACAGAGAGTGGCTGAAGTACTAAATGATCCTGAGAACATGGAGAAGCGGAGGAGCCGGGAGAGCCTCAACACGGACGTGGTCAAGTACGAGAGTGGTCCTGACGGAGGGGAGGAA GATGGCACTGGATCTTTAAAACGCAGTGGTTCCTTTAGCAAACTCCGGGCTTCCATTAGACGCAGCAGTGAGAAGCTGGTTAGGAAGCTGAAGGGAGGAAGTTCACGGGACAGTGAGCCAAGGAACCCTGG CATGAAGCGTGCCAGTTCTCTGAATGTTCTTAACGCGGGTGGCAAGGCTACAGAAGATCATTTCCAA